A genomic window from Luteolibacter sp. LG18 includes:
- a CDS encoding HAD family hydrolase, with translation MNALPGIKAVVFDVYGTLLLGGGPVHPDPEADEALAVFLSTHGLPFTGSITTALADAVKRSHAASAATFPEVDLHALWSEVLQRDIDSPVFIALEDIRQPVALMPHASETLSALSHLPLGLISNAQANTLPVLERLTGLQPFEDDLCILSHRHGEAKPSPALFDSLAAALALRGIAPSETVIVGNDPRHDIVPARARGFRTALTVADRDSLRDGGTDAADAVIADLRQLISLM, from the coding sequence TTGAACGCCCTGCCGGGCATCAAGGCGGTGGTGTTCGACGTTTACGGCACCCTGTTGCTGGGCGGTGGGCCGGTGCACCCCGATCCGGAAGCCGATGAAGCGCTGGCCGTGTTCCTCTCCACACACGGACTCCCCTTCACCGGCTCCATCACCACGGCCCTGGCGGATGCGGTCAAACGATCGCACGCGGCCTCGGCCGCCACGTTTCCCGAGGTCGATCTCCACGCCCTCTGGTCCGAAGTGCTCCAGCGGGACATCGACTCCCCAGTGTTCATCGCCCTGGAGGACATCCGCCAGCCGGTAGCGCTGATGCCTCATGCCAGCGAGACCTTGTCGGCACTCTCCCACCTGCCGCTTGGCCTGATTTCGAACGCGCAGGCCAATACCCTTCCCGTGCTGGAACGGCTAACCGGTCTCCAGCCGTTCGAGGACGACCTCTGCATACTCTCCCACCGCCACGGTGAGGCGAAGCCCTCGCCCGCTCTCTTCGATTCCCTCGCTGCAGCTCTCGCCCTACGGGGCATCGCCCCATCGGAAACCGTCATCGTCGGAAACGATCCCCGCCACGACATCGTTCCCGCCCGAGCGCGTGGCTTCCGAACCGCGCTGACCGTGGCGGACCGGGATTCCCTTCGAGACGGCGGCACCGATGCAGCGGATGCCGTCATCGCCGACCTGCGGCAGCTCATCTCCCTAATGTAA
- the fabD gene encoding ACP S-malonyltransferase, which yields MSKIVLLFSGQGAQKVGMAKDWFENSATARSLVVKADAALGFPLSEVMFEGPEEELTKTSRCQPALYLHGLIGLALLKDRVPNLEIVAAAGLSLGEFTAHAAAGTFSFEDGLKLVARRGLFMEEACQATEGSMAALIGGEEEQIRALAAECDVDVANLNAPGQIVLSGSVAGIDAVVAKAKDFGIRRAIKLNVAGAYHSRLMQSAQDKLAAELAGAAIQSPAVPVVCNFGASVVSSPDEIRGNLEKQVTGSVRWTESIQLLRSQGHTTFVEIGPGKVLAGLVAKIDKDAKVYSVEDLASLEAAVEALS from the coding sequence ATGAGCAAGATCGTTCTGCTGTTTTCCGGCCAGGGAGCCCAGAAAGTGGGCATGGCCAAGGATTGGTTCGAGAACTCCGCCACGGCCCGGTCGCTGGTCGTGAAGGCGGATGCCGCGCTGGGATTCCCGCTGTCCGAAGTGATGTTCGAGGGGCCGGAGGAGGAACTGACCAAGACCTCGCGCTGCCAGCCGGCGCTGTATTTGCACGGCCTGATCGGCCTGGCGCTGCTGAAGGATCGCGTGCCGAACCTGGAAATCGTGGCGGCCGCGGGCCTCTCGCTCGGTGAATTCACCGCCCATGCGGCGGCGGGCACGTTCTCGTTCGAGGACGGCCTGAAGCTGGTCGCGCGCCGCGGCCTGTTCATGGAGGAAGCCTGCCAGGCCACGGAAGGCTCGATGGCTGCCCTGATCGGCGGTGAGGAGGAGCAGATCCGCGCGCTCGCGGCCGAGTGCGATGTCGACGTGGCGAACCTGAACGCGCCGGGCCAGATCGTGCTGTCCGGCTCGGTGGCTGGGATCGACGCCGTGGTGGCGAAGGCGAAGGATTTCGGCATCCGCCGCGCGATCAAGCTGAACGTGGCCGGTGCCTACCACTCCCGCCTGATGCAGAGCGCGCAGGACAAGCTGGCCGCGGAGCTTGCCGGGGCGGCGATCCAGTCGCCCGCCGTGCCGGTGGTTTGCAACTTCGGAGCCTCGGTGGTTTCCAGCCCGGACGAGATCCGCGGGAACCTGGAGAAGCAGGTGACGGGCTCGGTCCGCTGGACGGAATCGATCCAGCTCCTGCGTTCCCAGGGCCACACCACCTTCGTGGAAATCGGGCCCGGCAAGGTGCTCGCCGGCCTGGTGGCGAAGATCGACAAGGACGCGAAGGTGTATTCCGTTGAGGATCTGGCGTCTTTGGAAGCTGCCGTGGAAGCGCTCTCCTGA